A part of Myxococcales bacterium genomic DNA contains:
- a CDS encoding RNA methyltransferase → MAKINFIYGVHAVSAVLKYSPHRAYKLILARKKNEDELLTLARVANVSCDFIDRNALENRYRVGSDAQGVVLECAPFSYTPLEEIIERSESKIMVLDSWQDAANLGRAARAALLFGASGLIIATDRCAQITNAAEKSAVGALARLPVARVANLASALKKIAQSGFFIYGADQSGSVSLRDCDFAQKIAIVVGQEGEGIRPLIMKQCDMIVNIPMKSDDICLNAGDTALLFLYELSFK, encoded by the coding sequence GTGGCTAAAATTAATTTTATCTATGGTGTTCATGCGGTGAGCGCTGTACTGAAGTACAGCCCTCATCGAGCCTATAAACTCATTCTCGCGCGAAAAAAAAATGAAGATGAACTGCTAACTTTAGCTCGGGTAGCCAATGTATCATGCGATTTTATCGACAGAAATGCGCTGGAAAATCGCTATCGTGTAGGTTCCGATGCACAAGGTGTAGTGCTCGAGTGTGCTCCCTTCAGCTACACTCCGCTCGAAGAAATAATTGAGCGTAGTGAATCAAAGATCATGGTGCTGGATTCTTGGCAAGATGCGGCCAACTTAGGAAGGGCAGCCAGGGCTGCGCTATTATTTGGTGCCAGTGGCTTGATTATTGCAACAGATCGTTGTGCTCAGATCACTAATGCCGCTGAGAAATCTGCTGTGGGAGCATTAGCGCGATTGCCAGTAGCGCGTGTGGCAAATTTGGCTTCTGCCTTAAAGAAAATTGCTCAAAGTGGTTTTTTTATTTATGGAGCCGATCAAAGTGGCAGTGTGAGCTTGAGGGATTGTGATTTTGCACAAAAAATTGCCATTGTAGTGGGACAAGAAGGAGAAGGTATACGGCCTTTGATTATGAAGCAGTGCGATATGATTGTGAATATTCCCATGAAAAGCGATGATATTTGCCTGAATGCAGGTGATACGGCTTTACTATTTTTGTACGAACTTAGTTTTAAATAG
- a CDS encoding SDR family oxidoreductase, with protein MSLMNLCGKTALVTGVADNVGFGWHIAKVLKSYGARVILSTHPRVESILERYLTKEKYRESRILDDGSEFKAEYIIPCDVALDSMEELDTGVKEEKGYKDQDVSLSGLSKILEKNQENIDIVIHSVAFSPEIERLHLDVSRQGYLKAMSVSSYSLVALTRCIMPFMKKNNGSIVALSYIASERAVPFYGGGMASAKAALECDARMLSWQLGEFGHRINIVSAGPYPSRAAKSIGDVMAMVEKTKANSPLRRAITPEDVANAVLFLASDLSRAISGEIIHVDSGFHAMALV; from the coding sequence ATGTCATTAATGAATCTTTGTGGAAAAACAGCGTTAGTTACAGGGGTTGCTGATAATGTTGGCTTCGGCTGGCATATTGCTAAAGTATTAAAAAGTTATGGCGCGCGAGTGATTCTGAGTACTCATCCACGGGTGGAGAGCATTTTAGAGCGTTATTTGACCAAAGAGAAATATCGAGAAAGCCGTATCTTGGATGATGGTTCAGAATTTAAAGCTGAGTATATCATTCCCTGTGATGTGGCCCTAGATTCTATGGAAGAGTTAGATACAGGGGTAAAAGAAGAAAAAGGCTATAAGGATCAGGATGTTTCACTGAGTGGCTTGTCAAAAATCTTGGAAAAAAATCAGGAAAATATTGACATAGTAATTCATTCAGTCGCTTTTTCTCCAGAAATTGAGCGTTTGCATCTTGATGTGTCTCGCCAAGGATATTTAAAAGCCATGAGTGTGAGTTCTTATTCTTTGGTGGCATTAACCCGCTGCATTATGCCATTTATGAAGAAAAATAATGGATCAATCGTAGCCTTGTCTTATATAGCAAGCGAAAGAGCGGTTCCCTTTTATGGAGGCGGCATGGCTTCAGCAAAAGCCGCTCTTGAGTGCGATGCACGAATGCTCTCATGGCAGTTGGGTGAGTTCGGTCACCGAATAAATATTGTCAGTGCGGGGCCTTATCCTTCTCGCGCTGCAAAATCCATCGGAGATGTGATGGCGATGGTAGAAAAAACCAAAGCAAATTCGCCGCTTAGACGCGCTATTACCCCTGAAGATGTGGCAAATGCTGTTTTATTTTTAGCGAGCGATCTGTCTCGTGCCATCAGCGGTGAAATTATTCACGTAGATTCGGGATTTCATGCCATGGCGCTGGTTTAA
- a CDS encoding helix-hairpin-helix domain-containing protein gives MKKIIPFLFFVLKLEAFQAVDLNQASASQIALLPGIGSHLAHSIVKYRQQKSIETPSELLKISGMSEKKLARIKNHIVFLVHKKISDKNPKKKRVQQPEYSHPKKIIDLFLLEKKVLKQAGLEKEYEHSLAKRARLSAWIPRITFRGDINEHDVSTKKYDANSERFGNIFGIGVRAQFDLPSVLFNESELDIAKLALKRLEKREILLTQLHDYYFAYIHLDRKMQNSFDSEESRVGNDRLQELSARLDSLSGGEFSRFQKENP, from the coding sequence ATGAAAAAAATCATCCCATTTTTATTTTTTGTTCTTAAATTAGAAGCCTTTCAGGCAGTGGATCTCAATCAAGCATCTGCATCTCAGATTGCTCTATTGCCGGGTATAGGAAGTCACCTCGCTCACTCAATCGTAAAATATCGCCAACAAAAAAGCATAGAAACTCCTTCAGAGCTTCTTAAAATATCAGGCATGAGTGAAAAAAAACTAGCTCGAATAAAAAATCATATTGTTTTTTTGGTGCACAAAAAAATCTCTGATAAAAACCCTAAAAAAAAGCGTGTGCAACAACCTGAGTATAGTCATCCAAAAAAAATTATTGATTTATTTTTGCTAGAAAAAAAAGTTTTAAAGCAAGCTGGTCTGGAGAAAGAATATGAGCATAGCCTAGCAAAAAGAGCGCGTCTTTCCGCCTGGATCCCAAGAATTACTTTTCGTGGAGATATAAATGAACATGATGTTAGTACTAAAAAGTATGATGCAAATTCAGAGCGCTTTGGCAATATATTTGGGATTGGAGTGCGAGCACAATTTGATTTGCCTTCTGTACTTTTTAATGAATCGGAATTAGATATCGCAAAACTCGCATTAAAGCGCCTTGAAAAACGTGAAATTCTGCTCACTCAACTCCATGATTATTATTTTGCTTACATCCATCTCGATCGAAAAATGCAAAATTCATTTGATTCGGAGGAGAGCAGAGTAGGAAATGATCGTCTTCAAGAACTCTCTGCGCGACTCGATTCTCTGAGTGGCGGTGAATTTAGTCGCTTTCAAAAAGAAAACCCTTAG
- the miaB gene encoding tRNA (N6-isopentenyl adenosine(37)-C2)-methylthiotransferase MiaB: MNILDSELVENQFRSSGHRFVDNAKDANVVLLNTCSVRDLSEQKVLSRLGIVKERKDKGEKVIVGVLGCMAERAHDQLAKKRPFIDVMVGPSKINDTKDLVEAAFNSVEKQSTQKSLSYFVKRKGVSEAASMSPFDSLEALDAGRAPNKNLGSQAYVRITRGCNKFCSFCVVPRTRGPELHRPPESIIDEVKRLVDSGVKEVTLLGQTINHYFYEGTNKWSFADLLFQVHEQVPNLARLRFLTSYPRDFSDEALDVMKNCERICRYLHIPAQSGSDKVLRDMNRGYDLETYMSLIERAKARMPDISLLGDMIVGFPTENDEDFEASLELLRKVRFKNLFIFKYSPRPNTVAHKRFSDNISDKVKKSRHTLMLNLQNEIALEHHQAMLGQTHSVLCESEAKLDPFYNKDLVQLRSKSEPLRLIGRTRGDHIVHFSGAQSLIGKLVDVKIESARSLSLGGSLVSP, encoded by the coding sequence ATGAACATTTTAGATTCGGAATTGGTGGAGAATCAATTTCGTTCCTCTGGTCATCGCTTTGTTGATAACGCCAAAGACGCCAATGTAGTTCTTCTTAACACATGTTCAGTGCGCGATCTCAGTGAGCAGAAAGTACTGAGCCGTCTGGGCATAGTCAAAGAACGTAAAGACAAAGGCGAAAAAGTTATTGTTGGCGTTTTAGGTTGCATGGCTGAGCGTGCTCATGATCAGCTTGCAAAAAAAAGGCCCTTTATCGATGTCATGGTTGGGCCCAGCAAAATCAACGACACCAAAGATCTGGTTGAGGCTGCATTTAACAGCGTTGAAAAGCAATCTACCCAAAAAAGTTTATCTTATTTTGTAAAGCGTAAGGGTGTGAGTGAAGCTGCCTCTATGTCCCCCTTTGACAGTCTTGAGGCTCTTGATGCAGGTCGGGCTCCCAATAAAAATTTAGGAAGCCAAGCTTATGTGCGTATTACCCGTGGCTGCAACAAATTTTGCTCTTTTTGTGTTGTTCCTCGCACGCGCGGCCCCGAACTCCATCGCCCACCAGAATCCATCATCGATGAAGTAAAGCGTCTGGTTGATAGCGGTGTCAAAGAAGTTACCTTGCTTGGACAAACCATCAACCACTATTTTTATGAAGGCACAAATAAATGGTCATTTGCCGATTTGCTTTTCCAAGTCCATGAGCAGGTTCCTAATCTAGCCCGTTTGCGTTTTCTCACCAGCTATCCGCGAGATTTCAGTGACGAAGCTTTAGACGTCATGAAAAATTGTGAGCGCATATGCCGTTATTTGCATATTCCAGCTCAATCAGGCAGTGACAAAGTTCTGCGCGATATGAATCGCGGCTATGATTTAGAAACTTACATGTCTTTGATTGAACGCGCAAAAGCACGTATGCCCGACATTAGTCTTTTGGGTGATATGATTGTTGGTTTTCCCACTGAAAACGATGAAGACTTTGAAGCATCTCTAGAGCTTTTGCGCAAAGTTCGTTTTAAAAATCTTTTTATTTTTAAATACTCTCCACGTCCAAACACTGTTGCGCACAAACGCTTTTCCGATAATATCAGCGATAAAGTAAAAAAATCTCGCCATACCCTCATGCTCAACTTGCAAAATGAAATTGCTCTTGAACATCATCAAGCGATGCTCGGCCAAACTCACTCAGTGCTGTGTGAAAGTGAAGCAAAACTCGATCCCTTCTACAACAAAGATCTCGTACAGCTTCGCAGTAAATCTGAACCTTTGCGTTTAATTGGCCGCACCAGAGGTGATCATATCGTGCAC
- a CDS encoding 3-deoxy-7-phosphoheptulonate synthase — MNNKKMQLDDINVISFKPLITPDEIRQKIPLPQESAEVVAQSRQIIANILMGKDPRKIIIMGPCSIHDPKSALEYAARLRILAREVSETLFIVMRTYFEKPRTTVGWKGFINDPQLDNSFKMNEGLEKARKLLIEITKQGVPVATESLDPITPQYLAELISWTAIGARTTESQTHRELSSGLSSPVGFKNNTDGNIEVAINAIKSSQRPHHFLGIDEAGQTSIVATRGNSYSHLILRGGKEHPNYDAASVKSAQLSLEKAGLLKNLIIDCSHDNSLKDYRKQPQVFRNCIEQIASGNQHIVGLMLESHLFSGKQELSCELKYGVSITDGCIDFDESTNLCHWAYQILRK; from the coding sequence ATGAATAATAAAAAGATGCAACTTGATGATATTAATGTCATATCTTTCAAACCGCTTATTACCCCGGATGAAATCCGCCAAAAAATTCCTTTGCCGCAAGAGTCTGCTGAAGTTGTGGCGCAGTCTCGACAAATTATTGCCAATATACTTATGGGCAAAGATCCTCGAAAGATAATTATCATGGGTCCGTGCTCCATTCATGATCCAAAGTCGGCTTTGGAATATGCTGCCCGGCTTAGAATACTGGCTAGAGAAGTTAGTGAGACGCTTTTTATTGTGATGCGTACCTACTTTGAAAAACCGCGAACAACCGTTGGATGGAAAGGTTTTATCAACGATCCTCAACTAGATAATTCATTTAAAATGAATGAAGGCTTAGAAAAGGCGCGCAAGCTTTTGATAGAAATTACCAAGCAAGGAGTACCAGTAGCCACTGAATCGCTTGATCCCATCACTCCGCAGTATCTGGCGGAATTAATTTCTTGGACAGCCATAGGTGCACGAACAACAGAGTCTCAGACTCATCGAGAACTTTCTTCAGGATTGTCATCACCAGTTGGATTTAAGAATAATACCGATGGCAATATTGAGGTGGCAATCAATGCTATAAAATCCTCTCAAAGGCCACATCATTTTTTAGGAATTGATGAGGCGGGGCAAACATCCATTGTGGCTACTCGAGGAAATTCCTACAGTCATCTCATATTGAGGGGAGGAAAGGAACACCCCAATTATGATGCAGCATCTGTGAAGTCTGCGCAGCTCTCTTTAGAAAAAGCAGGGCTTTTAAAAAATCTCATAATCGATTGTTCACACGACAATTCGTTGAAGGACTATCGCAAACAGCCACAGGTATTTAGAAATTGTATCGAGCAAATAGCGAGTGGCAATCAGCATATTGTCGGACTTATGCTTGAGTCTCATTTGTTTTCAGGGAAACAAGAACTAAGTTGCGAATTAAAATATGGGGTGTCTATCACCGATGGCTGCATAGATTTTGATGAATCGACCAATCTCTGTCACTGGGCATATCAAATTTTGAGGAAATAA
- a CDS encoding serine protein kinase PrkA, whose product MQAKEFLSDISEARAKYFKESYSILSFEDYLKEVAKRPQIHLRNSAQYFSDMIDSFGDYQVSSPIKNIKRYRLFDAESFDHEGRVFGQEEVMLAIVAQIKNFVRAGRVDKLVLLHGPNGSSKTTIITTLAQAAERYSYSDDGAIYQFSWVFPRKENTSKALGFNDDEIVNFESYANLSADAIDAQIFSEQSDHPLLLLSFEERQKYFEQLGIQEENFKIPALIKNGNLSYKNRQIYDSLLSCYGGNLFAVLRHVRVERFYFSRRYRKGISVIEPQMSVDAYIRQVTNDQSLQSLPSSLRNLSLYEALGPLVEANRGLLEYSDLLKRPIDAWKYLLVACEQAQVSVGNLSLFFDLLMIATSNELHLKGFKEYADWPSFKGRIELIKVPYLLQSKEEEGIYQNQIPKALNGIHIAPHAIAMAARWAVLTRLEPPSAQKYPSSLQEIIRDISPDEKLDLYDQAEVPLRLTQQQAKELKAHIKDLVAEYKNESGYEGLFGASPREVRTLILNAAQNPNYDHLCVGAIFSQIEQLIEQKSSYEFLRREVVRGYRDAQHLLQLVKRFYVRVLEDEARTALGIYAQESYEELFKRYVNHVSAWTKKERLVDPIAGRSVEANEAFMSKIEKELLALNESNEDFRRQLISQIGAYKIEHPHSDLDYNFIFSSHIKRLKESIYAEQREVIYKIISNFLRVIDGDTVGLEEKELARAFALRDGLLGLGYNESSARWAMAYYMKNALRDETKDSKPSFNLT is encoded by the coding sequence ATGCAGGCTAAAGAATTTTTATCAGATATCTCTGAAGCTCGGGCGAAATATTTTAAGGAAAGTTATTCAATATTAAGCTTTGAGGATTATCTTAAAGAGGTAGCCAAAAGACCTCAAATTCACCTAAGAAATAGTGCGCAATATTTCAGTGATATGATCGACAGTTTTGGCGATTACCAAGTGTCCTCTCCAATAAAGAACATAAAGCGTTATCGCTTATTTGATGCTGAATCCTTCGACCATGAAGGTCGTGTATTTGGGCAAGAAGAAGTGATGCTTGCCATTGTGGCGCAGATCAAAAATTTCGTTAGGGCTGGAAGAGTAGATAAATTGGTGCTTCTTCATGGACCGAATGGATCTTCTAAAACCACTATTATTACCACTCTCGCTCAAGCTGCTGAGCGATATTCCTACAGCGACGATGGGGCTATCTATCAATTTTCCTGGGTATTTCCGCGAAAAGAAAATACGTCAAAAGCTCTTGGCTTTAATGATGATGAAATAGTTAATTTCGAAAGCTATGCCAATTTGTCTGCAGATGCTATCGATGCGCAAATTTTTTCTGAACAAAGTGATCATCCTTTATTACTTCTTTCATTTGAAGAACGACAAAAATATTTTGAGCAACTTGGTATTCAAGAAGAAAATTTTAAGATTCCAGCTTTGATAAAAAATGGAAACTTGTCATACAAAAATCGTCAAATTTATGATTCGCTTTTATCATGTTACGGTGGAAATTTGTTTGCAGTTTTGCGCCATGTAAGAGTTGAGAGATTTTATTTTTCTCGCCGTTACAGGAAAGGTATATCGGTAATTGAACCACAGATGAGTGTTGATGCATACATACGTCAAGTAACCAATGACCAATCCCTGCAGTCCCTGCCTAGTTCTCTGAGAAATCTTTCGCTCTATGAGGCCCTAGGGCCATTGGTAGAAGCAAATCGAGGCTTGCTTGAATATAGTGATCTTCTCAAACGTCCTATCGATGCATGGAAATATTTGTTGGTGGCTTGTGAGCAAGCTCAGGTAAGCGTGGGAAATCTTTCGCTATTTTTTGATTTATTGATGATCGCAACCTCTAATGAGCTGCACCTGAAAGGCTTCAAAGAATATGCTGATTGGCCCTCATTTAAGGGGAGGATAGAGCTTATAAAAGTGCCATATCTTTTGCAATCTAAAGAAGAAGAAGGAATCTATCAAAATCAAATTCCAAAGGCCCTGAATGGAATTCATATAGCTCCACATGCCATTGCCATGGCTGCTCGTTGGGCAGTTCTTACAAGGCTAGAGCCACCATCAGCGCAGAAATACCCAAGTAGTTTGCAAGAAATTATAAGAGATATATCGCCAGACGAAAAGCTCGACCTCTATGACCAAGCCGAAGTGCCACTTCGTTTAACGCAACAGCAAGCAAAGGAATTAAAAGCTCATATTAAAGACTTAGTTGCAGAATATAAAAATGAATCGGGCTATGAGGGGCTCTTTGGGGCTTCACCAAGAGAAGTGAGGACACTCATACTCAATGCTGCACAAAATCCAAACTACGATCATCTCTGTGTGGGAGCAATATTTAGTCAGATAGAGCAGCTTATCGAGCAAAAATCAAGCTATGAATTTTTAAGAAGAGAGGTTGTGCGTGGCTATCGTGATGCTCAACATCTTTTGCAATTGGTAAAAAGGTTTTATGTGAGAGTGCTAGAAGATGAGGCACGGACAGCATTAGGAATTTATGCCCAAGAATCCTATGAAGAATTATTTAAGCGCTATGTTAATCATGTTTCGGCTTGGACCAAAAAAGAGCGTTTAGTCGACCCAATAGCCGGGCGAAGTGTTGAAGCAAATGAAGCATTTATGAGCAAAATTGAAAAAGAACTTTTGGCTCTCAATGAATCAAATGAGGATTTTAGAAGGCAATTAATTTCCCAAATTGGTGCCTACAAGATCGAGCATCCTCATTCAGACTTAGATTATAATTTTATTTTTTCATCCCACATAAAAAGGTTGAAAGAAAGCATTTATGCTGAACAAAGGGAAGTTATATATAAAATTATTTCTAATTTTTTGCGTGTGATAGATGGAGATACAGTTGGTCTTGAGGAAAAAGAACTTGCACGAGCTTTTGCTCTTAGAGATGGACTTCTTGGTTTAGGTTATAATGAATCGAGCGCACGTTGGGCAATGGCATATTACATGAAAAATGCCTTGCGAGATGAAACAAAAGATTCCAAACCAAGCTTCAATCTGACATAA
- a CDS encoding cation transporter, with product MKHHGHGELKSRPTKRVVAVLILTASYMIAEAVGGYFSNSLSLMADAGHMLADVAALLVSLGAFWIAARPPNTKATFGYHRAEVIGALFNGLVLLIVSFFIIKEAITRFFKPEGIQTDIMMLIAVGGLFINLLSLKILHQDKSRNINVRGAWLHVMSDTLGSVGVVVSGLLIYLFDWTMADPIVSIVIASLISYSAVHLIFDTLKVLMEHAPSHIDINDVSEEILSIPLVLKIHDLHIWSITAGKDALSVHVVAEEGADFNQLLHDIQHVLTINFGIEHATVQIENKCPSRQKY from the coding sequence ATGAAACATCACGGCCATGGAGAGTTAAAATCTCGTCCTACGAAAAGAGTTGTTGCGGTGTTGATTCTCACTGCAAGTTATATGATTGCAGAAGCGGTGGGAGGCTATTTTAGTAATTCGCTTTCTTTGATGGCCGATGCGGGGCACATGTTGGCAGATGTGGCAGCATTGCTTGTTTCCTTGGGGGCTTTTTGGATTGCTGCTCGGCCGCCAAATACCAAAGCAACTTTTGGCTATCATCGTGCAGAAGTGATCGGGGCACTGTTTAATGGGTTGGTGTTGTTGATAGTTTCTTTTTTTATTATCAAAGAAGCAATTACAAGATTTTTTAAGCCCGAAGGGATTCAGACCGATATTATGATGCTGATCGCAGTAGGTGGTTTGTTTATCAATTTGCTATCACTAAAAATTCTTCATCAGGATAAATCACGCAATATCAATGTTCGCGGAGCATGGCTGCATGTTATGTCTGATACGCTTGGTAGTGTTGGCGTCGTTGTATCAGGTTTGTTGATATATTTATTCGACTGGACTATGGCTGATCCGATAGTCTCTATCGTTATCGCAAGCCTGATTTCCTACTCAGCTGTGCATCTAATTTTTGATACTCTAAAAGTTTTAATGGAGCATGCTCCAAGCCACATTGATATCAACGATGTGAGCGAGGAAATTTTATCAATTCCTTTGGTTTTAAAAATTCACGATCTTCATATCTGGAGTATCACTGCGGGTAAGGATGCTTTATCAGTGCATGTTGTTGCTGAAGAAGGGGCTGATTTTAATCAACTTTTACATGATATTCAGCACGTGCTAACAATAAATTTTGGCATTGAGCATGCAACAGTTCAGATAGAAAACAAGTGCCCATCAAGACAAAAGTATTGA
- the tig gene encoding trigger factor, translated as MKNVIENLTMTSPSEHERELTITIPSAVVSHEFTKALNKVQRVATRPGFRPGKMPQSMVMNFYGAQVKQDLVEKLVEKSLSDACKNQEITPVSQPKIEPVNPVDQQQAFSYRAIFQIKPKVQVEKFEALPIEFKKFVFSDQDIDDELLSLQESMATFAPVKDRDQIADNDLVECDSEVLIDGTLDANYSHKDYSVPLFAQNVPDDLKTALIGKKVGEKASVKYTMPTDHQDETLKGKECEMLLSIKAFKERILPALDDEFAKDLSDKFTSLEEVKESIRTRFSLTAKRRDEYFRQDAICKALIEHNPLEVPPVMVEKMAMSMINRELETMKEDVAQDVVKNHWQEMWNSVQNRAIFRVKVELILEELIEKMSVSASEEEIAERVKSAKEINKEDALYSIQVEKILHAVEKSAAATIIEEPLFKKGN; from the coding sequence ATGAAGAATGTGATTGAAAATTTAACTATGACTTCCCCTTCAGAGCATGAGAGAGAACTTACCATAACCATCCCAAGTGCTGTTGTAAGCCATGAGTTCACTAAAGCATTAAATAAAGTCCAGCGCGTAGCTACACGACCAGGATTTAGACCGGGAAAAATGCCTCAAAGCATGGTAATGAATTTTTATGGCGCTCAGGTAAAACAAGATTTAGTAGAAAAACTTGTAGAAAAAAGCCTTTCGGATGCCTGCAAAAATCAAGAGATCACACCTGTTTCTCAGCCTAAGATTGAACCTGTAAACCCCGTGGATCAGCAACAAGCCTTTTCTTATCGAGCAATTTTTCAGATAAAGCCTAAGGTTCAGGTAGAAAAATTTGAAGCTCTTCCCATCGAGTTTAAAAAATTTGTCTTTAGCGACCAAGACATTGATGATGAATTACTTTCCTTGCAAGAAAGTATGGCAACCTTTGCTCCAGTCAAAGATAGAGATCAAATCGCTGATAACGACCTGGTTGAATGCGACAGCGAAGTTTTGATCGATGGCACTCTCGATGCCAACTATAGCCACAAAGATTACTCTGTACCTCTTTTTGCTCAAAATGTTCCTGATGATCTTAAAACTGCGTTGATTGGTAAAAAAGTTGGCGAAAAAGCCTCGGTTAAATACACTATGCCGACCGATCATCAAGATGAAACGCTCAAGGGCAAAGAATGCGAAATGCTTCTGAGCATCAAAGCGTTCAAAGAGCGGATATTGCCTGCTCTTGATGATGAGTTTGCCAAAGATTTATCTGACAAGTTTACAAGCCTCGAAGAGGTTAAAGAGTCGATTCGGACACGTTTTAGTCTTACTGCTAAACGAAGAGATGAATATTTTCGTCAAGACGCTATCTGTAAAGCTTTGATTGAACACAACCCATTAGAAGTCCCTCCGGTCATGGTCGAAAAAATGGCTATGTCGATGATCAATCGCGAACTTGAAACCATGAAAGAAGACGTTGCTCAAGATGTTGTAAAAAATCATTGGCAAGAGATGTGGAATTCAGTACAAAACAGAGCGATTTTCAGAGTGAAAGTAGAACTTATTTTGGAAGAACTCATTGAAAAAATGTCTGTGAGCGCGAGCGAAGAAGAAATTGCGGAACGTGTTAAGAGCGCAAAAGAAATCAATAAAGAAGACGCCCTTTATTCAATCCAGGTTGAAAAAATATTGCATGCTGTTGAAAAATCAGCAGCTGCCACAATTATAGAAGAGCCTTTATTTAAAAAAGGCAACTAA
- a CDS encoding helix-turn-helix transcriptional regulator, with product MENSHIEKHLYCSIKFNDELKEICNSLFSNTEIKYFSYNRYYRNQKWIGFYTDPAPVRIALQNNLGPVFVNKTGIVLEPGIYFHNDVKELLGQGEQQESVDKFFAQEHNPRGFKIVNRGLLILKNGSDYDESFYFSLLDNEVPLPRLYYHQNINQIKNFCFYFLAKGKKFVSEAQKYQTGYDLPLSKSPNMLLEKNDKLMREPFSCLVKKFCISTPHGDQYLSLQELKVLRLLSFACTQNEIAQELSLRPKTIESYLENVKNKLGALSKKELSSYYQQIAFLVDDGLALP from the coding sequence ATGGAAAATTCGCACATAGAAAAACATCTTTATTGTTCGATTAAGTTTAACGATGAACTTAAAGAGATTTGTAATTCTTTATTTAGCAATACTGAAATTAAATACTTTTCTTATAATCGTTATTATCGGAATCAAAAATGGATTGGTTTTTATACGGATCCTGCTCCTGTTAGAATTGCGCTGCAAAACAATTTGGGTCCAGTTTTTGTAAATAAAACAGGTATAGTTTTAGAGCCCGGTATCTATTTTCATAACGATGTAAAAGAGCTGCTTGGCCAAGGAGAACAACAAGAAAGCGTTGATAAATTTTTTGCCCAAGAACATAACCCCAGGGGTTTTAAAATTGTTAACCGTGGCTTGTTAATTTTAAAAAATGGCTCCGATTATGATGAGTCGTTTTATTTTTCTTTACTCGATAATGAAGTGCCATTACCACGGCTTTATTATCATCAAAATATTAATCAAATAAAAAATTTCTGTTTTTATTTTCTGGCCAAAGGAAAAAAGTTTGTGAGTGAAGCCCAAAAATATCAAACTGGGTATGACCTGCCACTGAGTAAATCTCCAAATATGCTTTTAGAAAAAAATGACAAGCTTATGCGTGAGCCATTTTCATGTTTGGTGAAAAAATTCTGCATTTCCACTCCTCACGGTGACCAATATTTATCATTGCAAGAACTTAAAGTTTTGCGTTTGCTTTCTTTTGCTTGTACCCAAAATGAAATAGCCCAGGAGCTGAGTCTTAGGCCAAAAACTATAGAGTCTTATTTGGAAAATGTAAAAAATAAATTAGGCGCTTTGAGCAAAAAAGAACTGAGTTCTTATTATCAGCAAATTGCCTTTTTGGTCGATGACGGGCTTGCTTTGCCTTGA
- the pyrF gene encoding orotidine-5'-phosphate decarboxylase, with protein sequence MNNAAKKLIIALDDLNFADCCALVEKTRDFAATYKIGVSLFCAHGPTIVKELKSYGVDIFLDLKLHDIPMQVSKAVEQAIDLEPKFLTLHALGGYTMLKEAAHVACGSKTQLLAVSVLTSMDEEQWRILGFADSVKDGVERLIVMSYEAGVRAFVSSPHEAASLKKLFKNDCIAVCPGVRPADAQHDDQKRIMTPYQAINNGADFLVVGRPITKSADVVMSAGNINAEINKALNEARNQE encoded by the coding sequence ATGAATAACGCTGCGAAAAAACTCATAATTGCGCTCGATGATCTCAACTTTGCTGATTGTTGTGCGCTGGTAGAAAAAACTCGCGATTTTGCCGCGACCTATAAAATTGGCGTTTCGCTTTTTTGTGCCCATGGTCCAACTATTGTTAAGGAGCTGAAGTCATATGGTGTGGATATTTTTTTAGATTTGAAATTGCATGATATTCCCATGCAAGTAAGCAAGGCTGTGGAGCAGGCGATTGATCTCGAGCCTAAATTTCTCACGCTTCATGCCCTTGGGGGCTATACCATGCTTAAAGAAGCAGCCCATGTAGCTTGTGGCTCTAAGACACAATTGCTGGCAGTTTCGGTGCTGACAAGCATGGATGAAGAACAATGGCGTATTTTGGGCTTTGCAGATTCAGTCAAAGATGGTGTCGAGAGACTGATTGTAATGTCCTATGAGGCAGGGGTGAGAGCATTTGTTTCATCACCTCATGAGGCGGCGAGTTTAAAGAAATTATTTAAGAATGATTGCATAGCAGTGTGCCCAGGAGTAAGGCCTGCTGACGCCCAGCATGATGATCAAAAACGCATCATGACTCCTTATCAAGCAATAAATAATGGGGCAGACTTTTTAGTGGTGGGCAGACCCATTACTAAATCTGCTGATGTTGTTATGAGTGCTGGGAATATTAATGCTGAAATAAACAAAGCACTCAATGAAGCAAGGAATCAAGAATAA